A part of Agrobacterium vitis genomic DNA contains:
- a CDS encoding GXGXG domain-containing protein has translation MPIFDLSQTPLRELNSALHAVTSGANDTNFEIINPRGHHAVAVGIDSPVTVEVKGSVGYYCAGMNDGGTVTVHGSAGPGVAENMMSGTVIIEGDASQYAGATGQGGLLVIKGNAASRCGISMKGIDIVVQGNIGHMSAFMGQSGHLVVLGDAGEALGDSLYEAKLFVRGTVKSLGADCVEKQMKPKHLEKLAELLTKAGITDVKPEEFKRYGSARKLYNFNIDNADAY, from the coding sequence ATGCCTATCTTTGATCTTTCCCAAACCCCGCTGCGCGAGCTGAACAGTGCTTTGCATGCTGTGACATCCGGGGCCAATGACACCAATTTTGAAATCATCAATCCACGCGGCCATCATGCGGTGGCGGTTGGTATTGATAGTCCCGTTACCGTCGAGGTGAAGGGGTCTGTGGGCTATTATTGCGCGGGCATGAATGATGGTGGCACCGTCACCGTGCATGGCTCTGCCGGTCCCGGCGTGGCCGAAAACATGATGTCAGGCACCGTAATTATTGAAGGCGATGCCAGCCAATATGCCGGGGCCACGGGCCAAGGCGGGTTGCTGGTGATCAAGGGCAATGCGGCCTCGCGTTGCGGTATTTCCATGAAGGGGATTGATATTGTCGTGCAGGGCAATATCGGCCACATGTCAGCCTTTATGGGGCAATCCGGCCATCTGGTGGTGCTGGGCGATGCAGGCGAAGCGCTAGGGGATTCGCTCTACGAGGCCAAGCTGTTTGTGCGCGGCACGGTGAAGAGCCTTGGTGCAGATTGCGTTGAGAAACAGATGAAGCCCAAGCATCTGGAAAAGCTCGCAGAGCTTCTGACTAAAGCCGGAATCACCGATGTGAAGCCGGAAGAATTCAAGCGCTACGGCTCTGCCCGCAAGCTTTACAATTTCAACATTGACAACGCAGACGCCTACTAA
- a CDS encoding helix-turn-helix domain-containing protein, translating to MAKTDTKAAKAAKAILAQDPHAVREPRANNLEMAIGHEVRTFRKKLGITVADLATATGMSVGMLSKIENGNISASLGTLQSLSKALGVPMTAFFKGYEEPRSASFVKAGEGVHLERRGTRAGHHYSLLGHIENNTSGVVVEPYLITLNTESDVFPTFQHEGMEFLYMLEGEVVYRHGESLYRMQPGDSLFFDADAPHGPEELVTLPARYLSIISYPHQK from the coding sequence ATGGCCAAAACCGACACAAAGGCAGCAAAGGCGGCCAAGGCAATATTGGCGCAAGACCCCCATGCTGTGCGCGAGCCACGCGCCAATAATCTCGAAATGGCCATTGGCCATGAGGTACGCACTTTTCGCAAAAAACTCGGCATCACCGTGGCCGATCTGGCAACGGCCACCGGCATGTCGGTCGGCATGTTGTCCAAGATTGAAAACGGCAATATTTCCGCCTCGCTCGGGACGCTGCAATCGCTCTCCAAGGCGCTCGGCGTGCCGATGACGGCCTTCTTTAAAGGCTATGAAGAACCGCGCAGCGCAAGCTTCGTAAAGGCGGGTGAAGGCGTGCATCTGGAGCGGCGCGGCACCCGTGCGGGCCATCATTACAGCCTGCTTGGCCATATTGAAAACAACACCTCCGGCGTGGTGGTGGAGCCATATCTCATCACGCTCAACACCGAATCCGATGTGTTTCCCACCTTCCAGCATGAGGGCATGGAGTTTCTCTACATGCTGGAGGGAGAGGTGGTCTATCGCCATGGCGAAAGCCTCTACCGCATGCAGCCGGGCGACAGCCTGTTTTTTGATGCCGATGCGCCGCATGGCCCCGAAGAACTGGTCACGCTACCTGCCCGCTATCTCTCCATCATCTCCTACCCTCATCAGAAATAA
- a CDS encoding sarcosine oxidase subunit alpha, whose translation MTSYRLKSGGLVDRKTALPFTFDGKAMSGFAGDTLASALLANGQQLVGRSFKYHRPRGILTAGAAEPNALMTIGRGGRTEPNTRATMQELYAGLEANSQNRWPSLEHDVGAINSLLSPFLSAGFYYKTFMWPAKFWEKLYEPIIRKAAGLGKASYEADPDAYEKCWAHCDLLVIGAGAAGLMAALAAGRAGARVILLDEQAEIGGGLLAETALINGVAASDFVTTTKAELESLPNVQIFARTTAFGWYDGNVFGAVERVQKHIALPAANRPVERLWRIAAKKAILATGAEERPLVFGGNDIPGVMMAGAMRRYLNQYGVAPGKKTAIFTTNDSGYALAADLEAAGVNVSALIDSRRDATIAYQGKARLVRGGLVSNVYGGKSVEGLDLWREGQLERLEVDSLAMSGGFSPIVHLACHRGGKPRWSDEHSAFLAPESLNNLVLAGSAAGVFGIAACMASGFEQAKQALTALGFTIQALDMPSVEGDIIPTPAKPVWSIPGIKTKAFVDFQNDVHTKDLGLAVQEGYGHVELAKRYTTNGMATDQGKLSNVNAIGLLAEARRVSPADVGTTTFRPFYTPVSFGALAGTSHGKHFQPVRKSPLHDWAAKNGATFVETGLWYRSAWFPQTNEAGWRESVDREVKNLRTNAGICDVSMLGKIEICGADAAEFLNRVYCNAFLKLPVGKARYGLMLREDGFIYDDGTTSRLGENRYFMTTTTAYAAGVMNHLEFCAQVHWPELDVRLASVTDQWAQMAVAGPKSRAILQKLVDEDISNEAFPYLAAKDVSLLGGRLKGRLFRISFSGELAFELAVPADYGESIADAAMLAGKEHGIQPYGIEALSVLRIEKGHVTHNEINGTVVPADLGFGKMVSATKPDFIGKHMLNREGLTASDRPQLVGVMPLDAKTSFKTGAHILNKDADPTLANDQGYITSSCFSPHIGSTIGLALVKGGAARHGEEVLVWNGLRNEFTPAKLVSPVFVDPNNEKLHA comes from the coding sequence ATGACATCCTATCGTCTGAAAAGCGGCGGTCTGGTGGATCGCAAAACCGCGCTTCCCTTCACCTTTGACGGCAAAGCCATGAGCGGCTTTGCGGGCGATACGCTGGCGTCTGCGCTGTTGGCCAATGGCCAGCAATTGGTAGGCCGCAGCTTCAAATATCACCGTCCGCGCGGCATTCTGACGGCAGGAGCCGCCGAGCCGAATGCGTTGATGACCATTGGTCGCGGCGGACGCACAGAACCCAACACCCGTGCCACCATGCAGGAGCTTTATGCCGGGCTGGAAGCCAACAGCCAAAATCGCTGGCCAAGCCTTGAGCATGATGTCGGTGCGATCAACAGCCTGCTATCGCCGTTTTTGAGTGCTGGTTTTTACTACAAAACCTTCATGTGGCCTGCCAAGTTTTGGGAAAAGCTCTATGAGCCGATAATCCGCAAGGCAGCCGGTCTCGGCAAGGCAAGCTATGAAGCCGATCCCGATGCCTATGAAAAATGCTGGGCGCATTGTGACCTGCTGGTCATTGGTGCAGGTGCCGCCGGTTTGATGGCGGCTCTGGCTGCTGGCCGTGCGGGTGCGCGGGTTATTCTGCTGGATGAGCAGGCGGAGATTGGCGGCGGGCTGCTGGCCGAAACAGCTTTGATCAATGGTGTTGCTGCCTCTGATTTTGTCACTACCACAAAGGCAGAGCTGGAAAGCCTGCCCAATGTGCAAATTTTTGCCCGCACCACAGCGTTTGGCTGGTATGATGGCAATGTTTTCGGCGCGGTTGAGCGGGTGCAAAAACACATCGCTCTCCCCGCCGCCAACCGCCCGGTGGAACGCCTATGGCGCATTGCGGCGAAGAAAGCCATTTTGGCGACGGGTGCCGAGGAGCGCCCGCTGGTGTTCGGCGGCAATGATATTCCCGGCGTGATGATGGCCGGAGCCATGCGCCGTTACCTCAATCAGTATGGCGTCGCGCCGGGAAAGAAGACCGCCATTTTCACAACCAATGACAGCGGCTATGCGCTCGCGGCGGACCTTGAAGCCGCAGGCGTTAATGTTTCAGCACTGATTGATAGCCGACGTGACGCAACGATTGCTTATCAGGGCAAGGCGCGATTGGTGCGAGGTGGTTTAGTCAGCAATGTGTATGGCGGCAAATCTGTCGAGGGGCTTGATCTGTGGCGCGAAGGCCAGTTGGAGCGGCTTGAGGTGGATAGTCTCGCCATGTCGGGGGGCTTTAGTCCGATCGTTCATCTTGCCTGCCACAGAGGCGGCAAGCCGCGCTGGTCAGATGAGCATTCGGCCTTTCTGGCCCCGGAGAGCTTGAACAATCTGGTTTTGGCGGGTTCGGCGGCCGGTGTCTTTGGGATTGCTGCTTGCATGGCATCTGGTTTTGAGCAGGCAAAACAAGCACTGACGGCTCTGGGTTTCACGATTCAAGCGCTGGATATGCCGAGTGTTGAGGGTGACATTATCCCCACCCCTGCAAAGCCGGTCTGGTCCATACCCGGTATCAAGACCAAAGCCTTCGTGGATTTTCAAAACGACGTACACACCAAGGATCTGGGCCTTGCCGTGCAGGAAGGCTATGGCCATGTGGAGCTTGCCAAGCGCTACACCACCAATGGCATGGCGACGGATCAGGGCAAGCTGTCCAATGTCAATGCCATCGGGCTGCTGGCGGAAGCACGGCGTGTATCTCCCGCCGATGTTGGCACCACGACATTCCGGCCTTTCTACACGCCTGTGTCCTTTGGGGCGCTGGCAGGCACATCGCATGGCAAGCATTTTCAGCCGGTGCGCAAATCACCCTTGCATGATTGGGCGGCGAAGAATGGCGCTACCTTTGTGGAAACCGGGCTATGGTATCGCTCGGCATGGTTCCCTCAGACCAACGAGGCCGGCTGGCGCGAAAGCGTGGACCGCGAGGTCAAAAACCTCCGAACCAATGCCGGGATTTGCGATGTTTCCATGCTTGGCAAAATCGAGATTTGCGGGGCGGATGCGGCAGAGTTTTTGAACCGCGTCTATTGCAACGCCTTTTTGAAATTGCCGGTCGGCAAGGCCCGCTATGGGCTGATGCTGCGCGAAGATGGCTTTATCTATGACGACGGCACCACCAGCCGCTTAGGTGAAAACCGTTATTTCATGACCACCACTACGGCCTATGCGGCGGGGGTGATGAACCATCTGGAATTCTGCGCCCAGGTGCATTGGCCAGAGCTGGATGTGCGGCTGGCCTCTGTTACCGACCAATGGGCGCAAATGGCGGTGGCCGGACCAAAATCCCGCGCCATTTTGCAAAAGCTCGTTGATGAGGACATTTCCAATGAGGCCTTCCCCTATCTTGCCGCCAAGGATGTCTCTCTCTTGGGTGGTCGATTGAAGGGGCGGTTGTTCCGCATTTCCTTCTCCGGCGAACTGGCCTTTGAATTGGCCGTGCCTGCCGATTATGGCGAAAGCATTGCTGATGCGGCGATGCTGGCGGGCAAGGAGCATGGCATTCAGCCTTATGGCATTGAAGCGCTATCGGTGCTGCGCATCGAAAAAGGCCATGTCACCCACAATGAGATCAATGGCACGGTGGTGCCTGCTGATCTTGGCTTTGGCAAAATGGTCAGCGCCACCAAGCCCGATTTCATCGGCAAGCATATGCTGAACCGAGAAGGCTTAACTGCCTCGGATCGCCCACAACTGGTCGGCGTCATGCCTTTGGATGCTAAGACAAGCTTCAAAACAGGCGCGCATATTCTGAACAAGGACGCAGATCCAACGCTTGCTAATGATCAGGGCTATATCACCTCATCCTGCTTCTCACCGCATATCGGCTCCACCATCGGCCTTGCGTTGGTGAAGGGCGGCGCCGCTCGCCATGGTGAAGAAGTACTGGTGTGGAATGGTCTTCGCAACGAGTTTACGCCAGCCAAGCTGGTAAGCCCGGTTTTTGTTGACCCAAACAATGAGAAGCTCCATGCCTGA
- a CDS encoding sarcosine oxidase subunit delta, with product MASLIPCPHCGPRPKEEYTIKGAALARPAADAGPDVWHDYVYLRDNPRGAYEEYWHHTSGCRRWIVVCRDTATHEISASFDASTRKGVSA from the coding sequence ATGGCGAGCCTCATTCCCTGCCCCCATTGCGGGCCAAGACCCAAAGAAGAATACACCATCAAGGGTGCAGCGTTAGCGCGCCCCGCCGCTGATGCTGGTCCTGATGTCTGGCATGATTACGTCTACCTGCGAGACAATCCACGCGGAGCCTATGAAGAATACTGGCACCACACATCCGGTTGCCGCCGCTGGATTGTTGTGTGCCGAGACACTGCCACGCACGAAATTTCCGCAAGCTTTGATGCATCAACACGCAAAGGGGTGAGCGCATGA
- a CDS encoding class II glutamine amidotransferase, with the protein MCGIVGLFLKDKSLEPQLGAMLSDMLITMTDRGPDSAGIAIYGAGEKGKAKITIQSPEPSVDFAGLDADLTKAGIPAQVTVKSTHAVIDIDAAKLGDIRGVLSEIRPNVRIMGSGESVEIFKEIGLPKDVVARFDVRSMGGSHGIGHTRMATESAVTTLGAHPFSTGADQCLVHNGSLSNHNNLRRELIREGITFETQNDSEVAAAYLTAEMAKGKDLGQALTGALDDLDGFFTFVVGTKSGFGVVRDPIACKPAVMAETDQYVAFGSEYRALVNLPGIDTARIWEPEPATVYFWDHEKAA; encoded by the coding sequence ATGTGCGGCATTGTTGGATTGTTCCTGAAAGACAAGAGCCTTGAACCTCAGCTGGGAGCCATGCTCTCGGATATGCTGATCACCATGACCGATCGCGGCCCCGATTCTGCGGGCATTGCGATTTACGGTGCAGGGGAAAAGGGTAAAGCGAAAATCACCATTCAATCACCGGAACCTTCGGTGGATTTTGCAGGCCTCGATGCTGACCTCACCAAGGCAGGGATTCCAGCGCAGGTGACAGTAAAAAGCACCCATGCGGTGATTGATATTGATGCGGCAAAGCTTGGCGATATTCGCGGTGTTTTGAGCGAAATTCGCCCAAACGTCCGCATCATGGGTTCTGGCGAAAGTGTCGAGATTTTCAAGGAAATCGGCCTTCCGAAAGATGTTGTGGCCCGCTTTGATGTGCGTTCCATGGGCGGCTCCCACGGTATTGGCCACACCCGCATGGCCACGGAAAGTGCAGTGACCACGCTGGGCGCGCATCCGTTCTCCACGGGGGCCGATCAGTGCCTTGTGCACAATGGCTCGCTCTCCAACCACAACAATTTGCGCCGCGAACTGATCCGTGAAGGCATCACTTTTGAGACTCAGAACGACTCTGAAGTGGCCGCCGCTTACCTCACGGCCGAAATGGCCAAGGGCAAGGATCTGGGACAGGCGCTAACCGGCGCGCTGGATGACCTCGATGGCTTTTTCACCTTCGTCGTCGGCACCAAATCCGGCTTTGGCGTGGTGCGCGATCCCATTGCCTGCAAGCCTGCGGTGATGGCCGAGACGGACCAATATGTGGCTTTTGGCTCTGAGTATCGCGCACTGGTCAACCTGCCGGGCATCGATACCGCCCGCATCTGGGAGCCAGAGCCAGCCACCGTTTATTTCTGGGACCACGAAAAAGCAGCGTGA
- a CDS encoding GlxA family transcriptional regulator, producing MNENSSTQAYGFILTPNFALMSFSSATEPLRAANLLAQTPLYAIRPLSMRGQPVRCSAGFDIPCEDLALEGGNCHTLFVVAGGNPIDWISTTDLHATLRKLSRQGVRIGGISSGAYVLAQAGLLQERDFTIHWEHAPALREAFPDLAPRQARYVLDGDRLTCGGGVAPLDMMHALIGERMGPEFARRVSDWYLHTAVTDASAPQRGSSVERFGTHHPALVTALEKMEATLENPLDRLAIARLVGITPRHLDRLFASHMRLSFHDTYRHMRLSHARKLLEQSPLSLSEIAFATGFSSASHFSRAFKQQFGIQPKSVRS from the coding sequence ATGAACGAAAACTCCTCCACCCAAGCTTACGGCTTTATCCTGACGCCGAATTTTGCGCTGATGTCCTTCTCATCGGCCACTGAGCCACTGCGCGCCGCCAATTTGCTGGCGCAAACGCCGCTTTATGCCATCAGGCCGCTTTCCATGCGGGGCCAGCCTGTACGCTGTTCGGCAGGTTTTGATATTCCCTGCGAAGATCTGGCCTTGGAAGGTGGGAACTGCCATACACTGTTTGTGGTCGCGGGCGGCAATCCGATAGACTGGATAAGTACCACCGACCTTCATGCGACTTTGCGCAAACTATCCCGCCAAGGGGTTCGCATTGGTGGCATTTCCAGCGGAGCCTATGTGCTGGCGCAAGCGGGTCTTTTACAGGAGCGGGATTTTACCATTCACTGGGAACACGCCCCTGCCCTTCGGGAAGCCTTCCCTGACCTTGCCCCGCGCCAAGCCCGTTATGTGCTGGATGGCGATAGGCTGACCTGCGGCGGTGGCGTGGCCCCGCTAGATATGATGCATGCCTTGATTGGCGAGCGGATGGGGCCGGAATTTGCCCGCCGGGTCAGCGATTGGTATCTGCATACCGCCGTGACTGATGCGAGTGCCCCGCAACGTGGCTCATCGGTGGAGCGTTTTGGCACCCATCATCCGGCGCTGGTGACGGCTTTGGAAAAAATGGAAGCCACACTGGAAAACCCGCTGGATCGGCTGGCAATCGCGCGGCTGGTGGGCATCACACCCCGGCATCTGGATCGGTTGTTTGCCAGCCATATGCGATTGAGCTTTCACGATACCTACCGCCATATGCGGCTTTCACATGCCCGCAAACTGTTGGAGCAAAGTCCCCTGTCGCTGTCTGAAATTGCCTTTGCCACCGGCTTTTCCAGCGCCTCGCATTTTTCACGGGCATTCAAACAGCAGTTTGGCATTCAGCCAAAATCGGTTAGATCGTAA
- a CDS encoding sarcosine oxidase subunit beta family protein, with product MRYSALSIFLNGLRGNKNWAAHWRQPEPKPHYDVVIVGGGGHGLATAYYLSKTFGIKNIAVVEKGYIGSGNVGRNTTIIRSNYLLPGNNPFYEFSMKLWEGLEQDFNFNAMVSQRGVVNLYHSDAQRDAYTRRGNAMRLHGVDAELLDRDAIRAMLPFLDYDNARFPIQGGLMQRRGGTVRHDAVAWGYARGADTHGVDILQNCEVTGIRRENGKVVGVETTRGFIGCGKLALAAAGNSSRVAEMAGLKLPMESHVLQAFVSEGLKPFIDCVVTFGAGHFYVSQSDKGGLVFGGDIDGYNSYAQRGNLATVEHVAEAGKAMIPALSRIRVLRSWGGVMDMSMDGSPIIDKVHLDNLYLNSGWCYGGFKATPASGYCFAHLIAKGESHETARAFRLDRFERGYILDEKGQGAQPNLH from the coding sequence ATGCGCTATTCGGCTTTGTCGATTTTTCTGAACGGTCTTCGCGGCAACAAAAACTGGGCGGCCCATTGGCGACAACCAGAGCCAAAGCCGCACTATGATGTGGTGATTGTTGGCGGTGGTGGCCATGGTCTGGCCACGGCCTATTACCTTTCCAAAACCTTCGGCATCAAAAATATCGCCGTGGTGGAAAAGGGCTATATCGGCTCCGGTAATGTGGGGCGCAACACCACCATCATCCGCTCCAATTATCTGCTGCCGGGTAACAATCCTTTCTACGAGTTTTCCATGAAACTATGGGAAGGGCTGGAGCAGGATTTCAATTTCAACGCCATGGTGTCGCAGCGCGGCGTGGTCAATCTCTATCATTCCGACGCCCAGCGCGATGCCTATACGCGGCGCGGCAATGCCATGCGGCTGCATGGCGTGGATGCTGAATTGCTGGACCGTGATGCCATTAGAGCCATGCTGCCGTTTCTGGATTACGACAACGCACGCTTCCCCATTCAAGGCGGTTTGATGCAGCGGCGCGGCGGCACGGTGCGCCATGATGCGGTGGCGTGGGGTTATGCGCGTGGGGCGGATACCCATGGTGTGGACATTCTTCAAAACTGCGAAGTCACGGGCATTCGTCGGGAAAATGGTAAGGTGGTTGGCGTGGAAACCACACGCGGCTTTATTGGCTGCGGAAAGTTGGCGCTGGCGGCTGCGGGCAATTCATCCCGCGTGGCCGAGATGGCAGGGCTGAAATTGCCGATGGAAAGCCATGTGCTGCAAGCCTTTGTCTCGGAGGGGCTAAAACCCTTTATCGATTGCGTCGTCACCTTTGGCGCTGGCCATTTTTACGTCTCGCAATCGGATAAGGGCGGGCTGGTGTTTGGCGGCGATATTGATGGCTATAATTCCTACGCCCAGCGCGGCAACTTAGCCACCGTTGAGCATGTGGCCGAAGCGGGTAAGGCGATGATTCCGGCGCTGTCGCGCATCCGGGTGCTGCGCAGCTGGGGCGGCGTGATGGATATGAGCATGGATGGCTCGCCGATCATCGACAAGGTGCATCTGGACAATCTCTATCTCAATTCCGGCTGGTGCTATGGCGGTTTCAAGGCCACGCCTGCCTCTGGCTATTGCTTTGCACATCTGATCGCCAAGGGCGAAAGCCATGAAACGGCGCGCGCCTTCCGGCTGGATCGGTTTGAACGCGGTTATATTCTCGATGAAAAGGGCCAGGGTGCCCAGCCGAACCTGCATTAA
- the glnT gene encoding type III glutamate--ammonia ligase yields the protein MTQDLAQFAVERGIKYFMISYTDLFGAQRAKLVPAQAIADMQKDGAGFAGFATWLDLTPAHPDLFAVPDASSVIQLPWKKDVAWVAADCVMDDKPVEQAPRVMLKKLVEEAASMGLRVKTGVEPEFFLISADGKTISDEFDTAEKPCYDQQALMRRYDVIAEICDHMLELGWKPYQNDHEDANGQFEMNWEYDDALKTADKHSFFKFMVKSVAEKHGLRATFMPKPFKGLTGNGCHAHISVWDNDGKINAFADKAMPFGLSAKGKTFLGGIMKHASALAAVTNPTVNSYKRINAPRTVSGATWAPNTVTWTGNNRTHMVRVPGPGRFELRLPDGAVNPYLLQAIIIAAGLSGLKTNADPGPHYDIDMYREGHTVTDAPKLPLNLLDALRAYEADTELQHALGMDFSKAYLKLKQDEWTSYCSQFTAWEHQTTLDI from the coding sequence GTGACACAGGACCTTGCACAATTCGCCGTTGAGCGCGGCATCAAATATTTCATGATCAGCTATACCGACCTGTTTGGCGCGCAACGCGCCAAGCTGGTGCCAGCCCAAGCCATTGCCGATATGCAAAAGGACGGCGCAGGCTTTGCAGGCTTCGCCACATGGCTGGACCTCACCCCCGCCCATCCCGATCTGTTTGCTGTTCCAGACGCATCTTCCGTGATCCAGCTGCCATGGAAAAAAGACGTGGCATGGGTCGCAGCCGATTGCGTGATGGACGACAAGCCGGTGGAGCAGGCTCCGCGTGTGATGCTGAAAAAGCTGGTCGAGGAAGCAGCCTCTATGGGGCTTCGGGTCAAGACCGGGGTTGAGCCGGAATTTTTCCTGATTTCGGCAGACGGCAAGACGATTTCTGACGAATTCGACACCGCTGAAAAGCCCTGCTACGACCAACAAGCCTTGATGCGCCGCTATGATGTGATTGCCGAAATCTGCGACCACATGCTGGAACTAGGCTGGAAGCCTTACCAAAACGACCACGAAGACGCCAACGGCCAGTTTGAAATGAACTGGGAATATGACGACGCGCTGAAAACCGCTGACAAGCATTCCTTCTTCAAATTCATGGTCAAATCGGTGGCTGAAAAGCATGGTCTGCGGGCCACCTTCATGCCAAAGCCGTTCAAGGGTCTCACGGGCAATGGCTGCCACGCCCATATTTCGGTGTGGGATAATGACGGCAAGATCAATGCCTTTGCTGATAAGGCCATGCCGTTTGGCCTGTCTGCCAAGGGCAAAACCTTCCTCGGCGGCATTATGAAACATGCTTCTGCACTGGCTGCCGTGACCAACCCAACCGTCAACTCCTACAAACGCATCAATGCGCCACGCACGGTTTCCGGTGCCACATGGGCTCCCAACACGGTGACATGGACTGGCAATAACCGCACCCATATGGTCCGCGTGCCGGGTCCGGGTCGGTTTGAACTGCGCCTGCCCGATGGTGCGGTGAACCCTTATTTGCTTCAGGCCATCATCATTGCCGCTGGTCTGTCTGGTCTGAAAACCAATGCCGACCCCGGCCCGCATTACGACATTGATATGTACCGCGAAGGCCATACGGTGACGGACGCGCCGAAGTTACCGCTCAACCTCTTGGATGCGCTTCGCGCCTATGAAGCCGATACCGAATTGCAGCATGCCTTGGGCATGGACTTCTCCAAAGCCTATCTGAAGCTCAAACAAGACGAGTGGACAAGCTATTGTTCGCAGTTCACCGCTTGGGAGCACCAGACAACACTGGATATCTGA
- a CDS encoding FMN-binding glutamate synthase family protein, with protein MSYHNPNTPPRKSATFDDYTLAEIRRAAATGIYDIRGAGTKRKVPHFDDLLFLGASISRYPLEGYREKCDTSVVLGTRFAKKPIHLKTPITIAGMSFGALSGNAKEALGRGATIAGTSTTTGDGGMTDEERGHSQTLVYQYLPSRYGMNPKDLRRADAIEVVVGQGAKPGGGGMLLGQKISDRVAAMRNLPKGIDQRSACRHPDWTGPDDLEIKILELREITNWEKPIYIKVGGARPYYDTALAVKAGADVVVLDGMQGGTAATQDVFIENVGMPTLACIRPAVQALQDLGMHRKVQLVISGGIRSGADVAKALALGADAVAIGTAALVAIGDNDPKWEEEYQKLGTTAGAYDDWHEGKDPAGITTQDPELMKRLDPVLAGRRLANYLKVMTLEAQTIARACGHNRLHNLEPEDLVALTMEAAAMAQVPLAGTNWYPGKGGF; from the coding sequence ATGAGCTACCATAATCCCAATACCCCGCCGCGCAAATCCGCGACCTTTGATGATTACACGCTGGCGGAAATCCGCCGCGCTGCCGCCACTGGTATCTATGATATTCGCGGCGCAGGCACCAAGCGCAAGGTGCCGCATTTTGATGATTTGCTGTTTCTTGGAGCCTCGATTTCGCGCTATCCGCTGGAAGGTTATCGCGAGAAATGCGACACATCGGTAGTGCTTGGCACGCGCTTTGCCAAAAAGCCGATCCACCTCAAAACCCCCATTACCATTGCGGGCATGAGCTTTGGCGCGTTGTCCGGCAATGCCAAGGAAGCCCTTGGCCGTGGTGCGACCATTGCCGGAACCTCCACCACCACAGGTGATGGCGGCATGACCGACGAAGAGCGCGGCCACAGCCAAACCTTGGTCTATCAATATCTGCCCTCGCGCTATGGCATGAACCCGAAGGATTTGCGCCGCGCCGATGCCATTGAAGTGGTGGTTGGCCAAGGCGCCAAGCCCGGCGGCGGTGGCATGTTGCTTGGCCAGAAGATTTCTGACCGCGTGGCCGCTATGCGCAATCTGCCCAAGGGTATCGATCAGCGCTCGGCCTGCCGTCACCCGGATTGGACGGGGCCGGATGATTTGGAAATCAAAATTCTGGAACTGCGCGAAATCACCAATTGGGAAAAGCCGATCTATATCAAGGTTGGCGGCGCAAGGCCCTATTACGACACAGCGCTGGCCGTAAAAGCCGGAGCCGATGTGGTGGTGCTGGACGGCATGCAGGGCGGCACGGCGGCGACGCAGGATGTGTTTATCGAAAACGTCGGCATGCCCACGCTGGCCTGTATTCGCCCAGCCGTTCAGGCGTTGCAAGATCTTGGCATGCATCGCAAAGTGCAGCTGGTCATCTCTGGCGGCATTCGCTCTGGTGCGGATGTGGCGAAAGCTCTGGCTCTGGGTGCCGATGCTGTGGCGATTGGCACGGCAGCGCTGGTGGCCATTGGCGATAACGACCCGAAGTGGGAAGAGGAATATCAAAAACTCGGCACCACCGCTGGCGCTTATGATGACTGGCATGAGGGCAAAGACCCGGCAGGTATTACCACCCAAGACCCCGAGTTGATGAAGCGGCTTGATCCGGTTCTGGCTGGTCGCCGTCTGGCCAATTACCTCAAGGTGATGACGCTGGAAGCCCAGACCATTGCCCGCGCCTGCGGCCATAACCGTCTGCACAATCTGGAGCCGGAAGATCTGGTGGCTCTGACCATGGAAGCCGCCGCCATGGCACAAGTGCCGCTGGCTGGCACCAACTGGTATCCGGGTAAGGGTGGTTTTTAA